Proteins encoded together in one Pseudomonas sp. ADAK13 window:
- a CDS encoding metalloregulator ArsR/SmtB family transcription factor, producing MADPFSPPNVFKCLADATRVRLTLLIVREGELCVCELIHALDDSQPKISRHLAQLRSCGLLLDRRQGQWIYYRLNPALPEWVTAVLDTTLQANQAWLKTDAQRLDTMGDRPQRASACC from the coding sequence ATGGCCGATCCCTTCTCCCCGCCCAACGTCTTCAAATGCCTGGCCGACGCCACCCGCGTCCGGCTGACGCTGTTGATTGTGCGCGAAGGCGAACTTTGCGTGTGCGAGTTGATCCATGCTCTGGACGACAGCCAGCCAAAAATCTCCCGCCACCTGGCGCAACTGCGCAGTTGCGGGTTGCTGCTGGACCGTCGCCAGGGCCAGTGGATTTATTACCGCCTCAATCCGGCATTGCCTGAGTGGGTGACGGCGGTGCTCGACACCACCCTGCAAGCCAACCAAGCCTGGTTAAAAACAGACGCCCAGCGTCTGGACACCATGGGCGACCGACCACAACGGGCCAGCGCCTGCTGCTGA
- the arsH gene encoding arsenical resistance protein ArsH — protein sequence MMSTLPNLNHDLSKPQQLDPPPRILLLYGSTRPRSFSRLLVEEAARLLQHFGAETRIFNPSGLPLPDDAPNDHHKVQELLQLMQWSDGQVWCSPERHGSMSAVFKAQLDWVPLALGAVRPTQGKTLAVMQVSGGSQSFNTVNQLRVLGRWMRMFTIPNQSSVPKAYMEFDDQDRMKPSALYDRVVDVMEELVKFTLLLRDRPDLVDRYSERKESSEALSKRVNQRSI from the coding sequence CTGATGAGTACCCTGCCCAACCTGAACCACGACCTGTCCAAGCCGCAACAACTGGACCCACCGCCGCGCATCCTGCTGCTCTACGGCTCTACTCGGCCACGCTCGTTCAGCCGTCTGCTGGTGGAAGAAGCCGCGCGCCTGTTGCAGCACTTTGGCGCCGAGACACGCATCTTCAACCCCTCGGGCTTGCCACTCCCGGACGATGCGCCCAACGACCACCACAAGGTCCAGGAACTGCTGCAACTGATGCAGTGGTCCGACGGCCAGGTCTGGTGTTCGCCGGAGCGTCACGGCTCGATGTCGGCGGTGTTCAAGGCACAGCTGGACTGGGTGCCATTGGCCCTCGGCGCGGTGCGTCCGACCCAGGGTAAAACCCTGGCAGTGATGCAGGTATCCGGCGGCTCGCAGTCGTTCAATACCGTCAACCAGTTGCGGGTGCTGGGACGCTGGATGCGCATGTTCACCATCCCCAACCAATCGTCGGTGCCCAAGGCCTATATGGAGTTCGACGACCAGGACCGCATGAAGCCGTCGGCACTGTATGACCGGGTGGTGGATGTGATGGAAGAGCTGGTGAAATTCACCCTGCTGCTGCGGGATCGCCCGGACCTGGTCGACCGCTATTCAGAGCGCAAGGAGAGCAGCGAAGCACTGTCGAAACGGGTCAATCAACGGTCGATCTGA
- a CDS encoding AzlC family ABC transporter permease, with protein sequence MPDALPLNAFSRGAIAIIPLSLACAPWGLLAGSTAIDAQFTPLEAQGLSTIVFAGAAQLVAIGMVKSGASLISILLTTLLLTSQHLLYGMHMRPTLSPLKARWRMSLGFLLTDEFFALVSQYDRQTFNRWYALGVGLTFYIIWNVFTFAGIVLGKSIPGLDQLGLEFSIAATFIALITPVVRDVPTIVCVAVSLLCSVWLSYLHWESAVVVSGVLGMSAGFACKRLGVGQQ encoded by the coding sequence ATGCCTGATGCTCTGCCTCTAAACGCCTTTTCCCGTGGCGCGATTGCGATCATTCCGTTGTCCCTGGCCTGCGCGCCCTGGGGATTGCTGGCCGGTTCCACTGCAATTGACGCCCAATTCACCCCGCTGGAAGCCCAGGGGCTGTCGACCATCGTGTTTGCCGGTGCTGCACAACTGGTGGCCATCGGCATGGTCAAGAGCGGCGCCAGCCTGATTTCGATCCTGCTGACCACCTTGTTGCTGACCTCCCAGCATTTGCTCTACGGCATGCACATGCGTCCCACGCTGTCGCCGCTCAAGGCCCGGTGGCGCATGAGCCTGGGCTTTCTGCTGACCGACGAATTCTTCGCCCTGGTCAGCCAATATGACCGCCAGACCTTCAACCGCTGGTACGCCCTGGGCGTTGGCCTGACGTTCTATATCATCTGGAACGTGTTTACCTTCGCCGGCATCGTGCTCGGCAAAAGCATTCCCGGGCTCGATCAACTGGGCCTGGAGTTCTCGATCGCCGCAACCTTTATCGCCCTGATCACCCCGGTGGTGCGCGACGTGCCGACCATTGTCTGTGTCGCGGTGTCGTTGCTGTGTTCGGTATGGCTGAGCTACCTGCATTGGGAGTCGGCGGTGGTGGTGTCCGGTGTATTGGGGATGAGCGCGGGGTTTGCCTGCAAGCGGCTGGGAGTGGGGCAGCAATGA
- a CDS encoding arsenate reductase ArsC, whose product MKVLFMCTANSCRSILSEALFNHLAPEGFLAISSGSFPKGQVLPRSLTTLKAAGISTEGLYSKGNDAFEGNPPDIVITVCDKAAGEACPVYFGPALKAHWGLEDPSDVQGDEAEIDAAFHTTLDIIERRCRDFFEIPFASLGPVEIKAELDRIAAL is encoded by the coding sequence ATGAAAGTCCTGTTCATGTGCACCGCCAACAGCTGCCGCAGCATCCTTTCGGAAGCGCTGTTCAATCACCTGGCGCCAGAAGGATTCCTGGCCATCAGTTCCGGCAGTTTTCCCAAGGGCCAGGTACTGCCCCGCAGCCTGACCACCCTGAAGGCCGCCGGCATCAGCACCGAGGGTTTGTACAGCAAGGGCAACGACGCCTTTGAAGGCAACCCGCCGGACATCGTGATCACGGTGTGCGACAAGGCTGCCGGGGAAGCGTGCCCGGTGTATTTCGGCCCGGCACTCAAGGCGCACTGGGGGCTGGAAGATCCGTCAGATGTTCAAGGAGATGAAGCTGAGATCGACGCTGCGTTTCACACCACCCTGGACATAATTGAACGCCGTTGCCGGGACTTTTTCGAGATTCCGTTTGCCAGCCTGGGTCCGGTCGAAATCAAGGCCGAACTCGATCGCATCGCGGCGCTGTAA
- the mgtA gene encoding magnesium-translocating P-type ATPase, translated as MSAVKNPKLHKKNGTDTDTKLSMRAAREAQNGLSATLANVRATKDGLTELDASARLQREGYNEVAHDKPPHAIVQFLQALNNPFIYVLLTLGGISFVTDYWLPLQAGEEADLTKVIIIMTMVMLSSLLRFWQEHRSAKSAEALKAMVRTTATVLRREQVGSTPTLREVPMRDLVAGDIVQLSAGDMIPADIRLIESRDLFISQAVLTGEALPVEKYDTLGDVTQKSATSTAADQGNLLDLPNICFMGTNVVSGRAKAVVVATGPRTYFGSLAKAIVGSRVQTAFDRGVNSVSWLLIRFMLVMTPIVFFLNGFSKGDWSDALLFALAVAVGLTPEMLPMIVSANLAKGATAMAKRKVVVKRLNAIQNFGSMDVLCTDKTGTLTQDKIILEHHVNAFGNRDDSVLTLAWLNSHHQSGMKNLMDQAVVQFSEQNPKFQVPFAYSKVDELPFDFIRRRLSIVVKDAQNDHLLVCKGAVEEMLSISTHVMEGDVAVELDDRRRNELLAIAQDYNEDGFRVLVVATRNIPKALARNQYTTADERNLVIRGFLTFLDPPKETAGPAIAALREIGVAVKVLTGDNAIVTSKICRQVGLEPGVPLLGVEIEAMDDATLKLRVEERTVFAKLTPLQKSRVLKTLQSNGHTVGFLGDGINDAPALRDADVGISVDSATDIAKESADIILLEKSLMVLEEGVLKGRETFGNIMKYLNMTASSNFGNVFSVLVASAFIPFLPMLSIHLLLQNLMYDISQLALPWDKMDKEYLAKPRKWDAKNIGRFMIWIGPTSSIFDMTTFALMWYVFSANSVEMQTLFQSGWFIEGLLSQTLVVHMLRTRKIPFFQSNAAWPVMMMTCIVIGLGIYVPFSPLGAMVGLEPLPLAYFPWLVGTLVAYCCVAQLMKTLYIRRFKQWY; from the coding sequence ATGAGCGCAGTAAAAAACCCGAAACTGCACAAGAAAAACGGCACCGACACCGACACCAAGCTGTCGATGCGTGCTGCCCGCGAAGCCCAGAACGGCCTCTCGGCAACCCTCGCCAATGTCCGGGCAACCAAGGATGGCCTGACCGAACTGGACGCCTCTGCCCGCCTGCAACGTGAAGGCTACAACGAGGTGGCCCACGACAAGCCGCCTCACGCCATCGTGCAATTCCTCCAGGCACTGAACAACCCGTTCATCTATGTGCTGCTGACCCTGGGCGGCATCAGCTTCGTTACCGATTACTGGCTGCCGCTGCAGGCCGGTGAAGAAGCCGACCTGACCAAGGTCATCATTATCATGACCATGGTCATGCTCAGCAGCCTGCTGCGGTTCTGGCAGGAACACCGCTCGGCCAAGTCCGCCGAAGCCTTGAAAGCCATGGTGCGCACCACTGCCACGGTGTTGCGCCGCGAACAAGTGGGCTCCACGCCGACCCTGCGGGAAGTGCCGATGCGCGACCTGGTGGCCGGCGATATCGTGCAACTGTCAGCCGGCGACATGATCCCGGCCGATATCCGCCTGATCGAGTCCCGCGACCTGTTCATCAGCCAGGCCGTGCTGACCGGCGAAGCCTTGCCGGTGGAGAAGTACGACACCCTCGGCGATGTCACGCAAAAATCCGCCACCTCCACGGCGGCAGACCAGGGCAACCTGCTGGACTTGCCGAACATCTGCTTCATGGGCACCAACGTGGTCAGCGGCCGGGCGAAAGCCGTGGTGGTTGCCACCGGCCCACGCACCTACTTTGGCTCCCTGGCCAAGGCGATTGTCGGTTCCCGGGTACAAACCGCATTTGACCGTGGGGTGAACAGCGTCAGCTGGCTGTTGATCCGCTTCATGCTGGTGATGACGCCGATCGTGTTTTTCCTCAACGGTTTCTCCAAGGGTGACTGGAGCGATGCCTTGTTGTTCGCCCTGGCAGTTGCGGTGGGCCTGACCCCGGAAATGCTGCCGATGATCGTCAGCGCCAACCTGGCCAAGGGCGCAACCGCCATGGCCAAGCGCAAAGTGGTGGTCAAGCGCCTCAACGCGATCCAGAACTTCGGTTCAATGGACGTGCTGTGCACCGACAAGACCGGCACCCTGACCCAGGACAAGATCATCCTCGAGCACCACGTCAACGCCTTTGGCAACCGTGATGACTCGGTACTGACCCTGGCCTGGCTCAACAGCCATCACCAAAGCGGCATGAAGAACCTGATGGACCAGGCGGTCGTACAGTTCTCGGAACAGAACCCGAAGTTCCAGGTGCCGTTCGCCTACAGCAAGGTCGATGAATTGCCGTTCGACTTTATCCGTCGTCGCCTGTCGATTGTGGTCAAGGACGCGCAAAACGATCACCTGCTGGTGTGCAAGGGCGCGGTCGAGGAGATGCTGAGTATTTCCACCCACGTGATGGAGGGTGACGTTGCCGTCGAGCTGGATGATCGTCGTCGCAACGAGTTGCTGGCGATTGCCCAGGATTACAACGAAGACGGCTTCCGGGTGCTGGTGGTTGCCACCCGCAACATTCCAAAGGCGCTGGCGCGCAACCAGTACACCACCGCCGATGAGCGCAACCTGGTGATCCGTGGTTTCCTGACCTTCCTCGATCCGCCAAAGGAAACCGCAGGCCCGGCCATCGCTGCCCTGCGCGAAATTGGTGTGGCGGTCAAAGTGCTCACCGGCGACAACGCCATCGTCACCAGCAAGATCTGCCGCCAGGTCGGCCTGGAGCCCGGCGTGCCGTTGCTGGGCGTGGAAATCGAAGCGATGGACGACGCCACCCTCAAGCTGCGGGTTGAGGAACGCACGGTGTTTGCCAAGCTGACGCCGCTGCAAAAGTCCCGGGTGCTCAAGACCTTGCAGTCCAACGGCCACACCGTGGGCTTCCTCGGCGACGGCATCAATGATGCACCGGCCCTGCGGGACGCCGACGTGGGTATCTCGGTGGACAGCGCGACGGACATCGCCAAGGAGTCGGCCGACATCATCCTGCTGGAAAAGAGCCTGATGGTGCTGGAGGAAGGCGTGCTGAAAGGCCGTGAGACCTTCGGCAATATCATGAAGTACCTGAACATGACCGCCAGTTCCAACTTCGGCAACGTGTTCTCGGTGCTGGTGGCCAGTGCATTCATTCCGTTCCTGCCGATGCTGTCGATCCACCTGCTGCTGCAAAACCTGATGTACGACATCTCCCAGCTGGCCTTGCCGTGGGACAAGATGGACAAGGAATACCTGGCCAAGCCGCGCAAGTGGGATGCGAAAAACATTGGCCGCTTCATGATCTGGATCGGACCGACCTCGTCGATCTTCGACATGACCACCTTTGCCCTGATGTGGTACGTGTTCTCGGCCAACAGCGTGGAAATGCAGACCCTGTTCCAGTCCGGCTGGTTCATCGAGGGGCTGCTCTCGCAAACCCTGGTGGTGCATATGCTGCGCACCCGCAAGATCCCGTTCTTCCAGAGCAACGCCGCATGGCCGGTGATGATGATGACGTGCATCGTGATCGGGCTGGGCATCTACGTACCGTTCTCGCCGCTGGGCGCGATGGTGGGCCTGGAGCCGCTGCCACTGGCGTACTTCCCATGGCTGGTGGGCACCCTGGTCGCCTACTGCTGCGTGGCACAGCTGATGAAAACCCTCTACATCCGCCGCTTCAAGCAGTGGTACTGA
- a CDS encoding MFS transporter — MFDVLGNRTYRHLFLAQIIALIGTGLTTVALGLLAFDLAGAQAGAVLGTALAIKMAAYIGVAPVAAAFAERLPRRAMLVTLDLTRALVALALPFVTQVWEIYLLIFVLQSASAAFTPTFQATIPDILTDEKQYTQALSLARLAYDMESVVSPMLAAALLTVISFHSLFAGTSVGFVVSALLVSSVLLPQARAMVPRSIYERTTRGVRIFLATPRLRGLLALNLAVAAASSMVIVNTVVLVQSRFELPQRFTAMALAAFGAGSMIAALALPGLLKNISDRVAMLAGGGLLIVGLSAGIQLSGYGQLWVLWCVLGVGYSLAQTPGGRLLRRSAHAEDRPALFAAQFALSHVCWLITYPLAGWLSANAGLVASFAAMAVIAVLALMACVFLWRPGHEQIQMFHRHDDLPVGHPHLALNHGGVHRHDYVIDDLHRRWPA, encoded by the coding sequence ATGTTCGATGTTCTCGGCAATAGAACCTATCGCCACTTGTTCCTGGCGCAAATCATCGCGCTGATCGGCACCGGCTTGACCACCGTTGCGCTGGGCTTGTTGGCGTTCGACCTGGCGGGTGCCCAGGCGGGCGCGGTGTTGGGCACGGCGCTGGCGATCAAGATGGCCGCCTATATCGGCGTTGCCCCGGTGGCCGCGGCCTTTGCCGAGCGCCTGCCACGTCGGGCGATGCTGGTGACCCTGGACCTGACCCGGGCGCTGGTGGCCCTGGCGCTGCCGTTTGTGACGCAGGTGTGGGAGATCTACCTGTTGATCTTTGTCCTGCAGTCAGCCTCGGCGGCTTTCACCCCGACCTTCCAGGCGACCATCCCGGACATCCTCACCGATGAAAAGCAGTACACGCAGGCGCTGTCCCTGGCTCGTTTGGCCTACGACATGGAAAGCGTGGTGAGCCCGATGCTGGCCGCCGCATTGCTGACGGTGATCAGCTTCCACAGCCTGTTTGCCGGTACGTCGGTGGGGTTTGTGGTGTCGGCGCTGCTGGTGTCTTCGGTGCTGCTGCCTCAGGCCCGGGCGATGGTGCCTCGCAGCATTTATGAACGCACCACCCGGGGCGTACGGATCTTCCTTGCGACACCGCGCCTGCGCGGGTTGTTGGCGTTGAACCTGGCGGTGGCGGCGGCCAGCTCCATGGTGATCGTCAACACCGTGGTGCTCGTGCAGTCGCGCTTTGAATTGCCGCAACGGTTTACTGCGATGGCGCTGGCGGCGTTTGGTGCGGGGTCGATGATTGCCGCATTGGCGTTGCCCGGGCTTCTGAAAAACATCAGTGACCGGGTGGCGATGTTGGCGGGGGGCGGGTTGTTGATAGTGGGGTTGAGCGCCGGTATCCAGTTGTCGGGTTACGGCCAGTTGTGGGTGTTGTGGTGTGTGCTGGGGGTTGGTTACTCGCTGGCGCAAACACCGGGAGGGCGTTTGTTGCGTCGTTCTGCGCACGCTGAAGATCGTCCGGCGTTGTTTGCCGCACAATTTGCGCTGTCTCACGTTTGCTGGTTGATCACTTATCCGCTGGCGGGTTGGTTGAGTGCCAATGCGGGGTTGGTGGCGTCGTTTGCCGCGATGGCGGTGATAGCGGTGTTGGCGCTGATGGCTTGCGTTTTTCTGTGGCGACCGGGTCATGAGCAAATCCAGATGTTCCATCGTCATGATGATCTGCCGGTGGGGCATCCGCACTTGGCGCTTAACCATGGCGGGGTGCACAGGCACGACTATGTTATCGATGATCTGCACCGGCGGTGGCCGGCTTGA
- a CDS encoding AzlD domain-containing protein, which yields MIFVMIFGMGLIVFLNRYLFIEPRLPVRLNRGAREFLGFAVPGMLTAICGPIIFLADHTLNLSVSNPYLLAGISAVALMFWTRSVLITVLLSMALFYLFRWLL from the coding sequence ATGATCTTCGTGATGATTTTTGGCATGGGCCTGATCGTGTTTCTCAACCGCTACCTGTTTATCGAGCCGCGCCTGCCGGTGCGCCTCAATCGCGGGGCGCGGGAGTTTCTCGGCTTTGCCGTACCGGGAATGCTCACCGCCATCTGCGGCCCGATCATTTTCCTCGCCGACCACACACTCAATCTGAGCGTGAGCAACCCCTACCTGCTGGCCGGGATCAGCGCGGTGGCGCTGATGTTCTGGACCCGCAGCGTGTTGATCACCGTGCTGTTGAGCATGGCGCTGTTCTATCTGTTCCGCTGGCTGCTCTGA
- a CDS encoding AraC family transcriptional regulator, whose translation MRSMQHAWLGNYEVSSTSCTGLTFARHSHDECVIGVNLLGEEQVWLDRRTFEAGPGSITLYNPGQIQGGGAAEGQPWRFVSLYATADQLATDLGLAHLEFDRSLCFQPELAMKLAGAIEGSLSADPMARELSEEALVVLLGEVVSYSGVRLPGSTAAGRGLVIKAQELLAENLHQAVALDTLGDELGLSKFHLLRAFQKETGLSPRQWAMQLRTRRAKGLLRSGVAASQVAHALGFADQSHLNRHFRAAYGITPGRYQSVLKG comes from the coding sequence ATGCGTTCCATGCAACACGCCTGGCTGGGCAACTACGAAGTCAGCAGTACCTCCTGCACCGGCTTGACGTTTGCCCGCCACAGCCACGATGAATGTGTGATCGGCGTCAACCTGCTCGGCGAGGAACAGGTGTGGCTGGACCGCCGCACCTTCGAGGCGGGCCCCGGCAGCATCACCTTGTACAACCCGGGGCAAATTCAGGGCGGCGGCGCGGCCGAGGGGCAGCCGTGGCGCTTTGTCAGCCTGTATGCGACCGCTGACCAATTGGCGACCGACCTGGGCCTGGCGCACCTGGAGTTCGACCGTTCGCTGTGCTTCCAGCCGGAATTGGCGATGAAGCTGGCCGGGGCGATCGAAGGCTCGTTGAGTGCCGATCCAATGGCCCGCGAGCTGAGCGAAGAAGCCCTGGTGGTGCTGCTCGGCGAAGTGGTCAGTTACAGCGGCGTGCGCCTGCCCGGTAGCACCGCAGCGGGTCGCGGGCTGGTGATCAAGGCCCAGGAGCTGCTCGCCGAAAACCTGCATCAGGCCGTTGCCCTCGACACCCTCGGTGATGAGCTGGGCCTGTCGAAATTCCATCTGCTGCGGGCCTTTCAGAAAGAAACCGGACTGAGTCCGCGCCAGTGGGCGATGCAACTGCGCACCCGACGCGCCAAAGGCCTGCTGCGCTCGGGCGTTGCAGCGTCGCAGGTTGCCCACGCCCTTGGGTTCGCCGACCAGAGCCATCTCAATCGGCATTTCCGGGCGGCTTACGGCATCACACCGGGGCGCTATCAAAGCGTACTCAAGGGCTGA
- a CDS encoding tellurite resistance TerB family protein: MNTGDLLEQLLRAGQASTRQQGGAAPASQGGLGDLGGLLGGLLGGGGASASGGGGLGGLLGGLGGLLGGSRAAPQGRTGGTNYAALASLGMMAFQAYQAWQRQQASAPQQTLQTVDQLSGAQVEEHSHAVLRALIAAAKADGEIDQREQQMISAEIGKHTDNPQLQAWLDAEVAKPLNPADFAEFAADPAVAAEVYLVSVMLVDDQQDAERNYLDELAGQLKIDPALQVHLEQQAKGQV; encoded by the coding sequence ATGAATACCGGCGATCTACTGGAACAATTGCTGCGCGCTGGCCAGGCCTCGACGCGTCAGCAGGGCGGCGCTGCTCCGGCGTCCCAGGGCGGGCTCGGCGATTTGGGCGGGTTGCTCGGCGGCTTGCTGGGCGGCGGTGGCGCTTCAGCTTCCGGCGGCGGTGGCCTGGGCGGTTTGCTCGGAGGCCTGGGTGGCCTGTTGGGCGGAAGCCGTGCGGCGCCCCAAGGGCGCACCGGCGGCACCAACTATGCGGCGCTGGCCTCCCTGGGGATGATGGCGTTCCAGGCGTATCAGGCCTGGCAGCGGCAACAGGCGTCGGCACCGCAGCAGACCTTGCAAACGGTTGACCAATTGTCCGGCGCTCAGGTCGAGGAACACAGCCACGCCGTGTTGCGTGCGTTGATCGCGGCGGCCAAGGCCGATGGCGAGATTGATCAGCGCGAGCAGCAGATGATCTCGGCCGAGATCGGCAAGCACACCGATAATCCGCAGTTGCAGGCATGGCTGGATGCCGAGGTGGCCAAACCGCTGAATCCGGCGGACTTTGCCGAGTTTGCCGCAGACCCGGCGGTGGCGGCCGAGGTGTACCTGGTCAGTGTGATGCTGGTGGATGACCAGCAGGATGCGGAACGCAATTACCTGGATGAGCTGGCGGGGCAGTTGAAGATTGATCCTGCGTTGCAGGTGCATCTGGAGCAGCAGGCCAAAGGGCAGGTTTAG
- a CDS encoding DUF2493 domain-containing protein → MRVLICAGRHYADTKMSRQVLDAYHRLRPVQVLIHGGSQFLGSDVEDWARETGVDVVRYPPNWQRHGKQAERHRNQFMLTDSRPDVIIALPGGDDTSELVSQAKACGIHVLTVDS, encoded by the coding sequence ATGCGCGTCTTGATCTGTGCAGGTCGTCATTACGCCGATACAAAAATGTCCCGCCAGGTGCTGGACGCCTACCACCGCCTGCGCCCGGTGCAGGTATTGATCCACGGCGGCAGCCAGTTCCTGGGCAGCGACGTGGAGGACTGGGCCCGGGAAACCGGCGTGGATGTGGTGCGTTACCCACCCAACTGGCAACGCCATGGCAAGCAGGCCGAGCGTCATCGCAACCAGTTCATGCTCACCGACAGCCGGCCCGACGTGATCATCGCGCTGCCCGGTGGCGACGACACCTCGGAACTGGTGAGCCAGGCCAAGGCCTGCGGCATCCATGTGCTGACGGTAGACAGCTGA
- a CDS encoding arsenic transporter, with the protein MLVAVAIFLFTIILVIWQPKGLGVGWSATMGAILALALGVISLADIPVVWHIIWNATGTFVALIIISLLLDEAGFFAWAALHVARWGRGRGRRLFAYMVLLGALVSALFANDGAALILTPIVMSMLLALRFSPAATLAFVMGAGFIADTASLPLVVSNLVNIVSADYFKIGFNEYAAVMVPVNLVSVAATLEVLLWFFRRDIPQTYDPADLDDPANAIHDRATFLAGWWVLGILLVGCFALEPLGIPISAISAACATLLLVIAAKGHKISTRKVLKEAPWQIVIFSLGMYLVVYGLRNAGLTDYLATWLDTFAGYGVWGAALGTGVLTALLSSAMNNLPTVLIGALSIEASHAVGVVKDAMIYANVIGSDLGPKITPIGSLATLLWLHILARKGITITWGYYFKVGIVLTLPVLLITLAALALRLSF; encoded by the coding sequence ATGCTTGTTGCCGTTGCTATCTTTCTGTTCACCATCATCCTGGTCATCTGGCAGCCCAAGGGCCTGGGCGTAGGCTGGAGCGCCACGATGGGCGCGATCCTGGCCCTGGCGCTTGGCGTTATCAGCCTGGCGGATATTCCGGTGGTGTGGCACATCATCTGGAACGCCACCGGCACGTTCGTCGCACTGATCATCATCAGCCTGCTGTTGGACGAGGCCGGCTTTTTCGCCTGGGCCGCCTTGCATGTGGCGCGCTGGGGCCGTGGGCGCGGCCGGCGATTGTTCGCGTATATGGTGCTGCTGGGTGCGCTGGTCTCGGCGTTGTTCGCCAATGACGGTGCGGCGCTGATCCTCACCCCCATCGTGATGTCGATGCTGCTGGCGTTGCGCTTTTCACCGGCGGCGACCCTGGCGTTTGTCATGGGCGCCGGGTTTATCGCCGACACCGCGAGCCTGCCCCTGGTGGTGTCCAACCTGGTGAACATCGTCTCGGCCGACTACTTCAAGATTGGCTTCAACGAATACGCCGCCGTGATGGTGCCGGTAAACCTGGTGAGCGTTGCCGCGACCCTCGAGGTATTGCTGTGGTTTTTCCGACGCGATATTCCGCAAACCTACGACCCGGCAGACCTCGACGATCCCGCCAATGCGATCCACGACCGCGCGACGTTCCTGGCCGGCTGGTGGGTGCTGGGCATTCTGCTGGTGGGCTGCTTTGCCCTGGAACCGCTGGGCATTCCCATCAGCGCCATCTCCGCCGCTTGCGCCACCTTGCTACTGGTGATCGCCGCCAAGGGCCACAAGATTTCCACCCGCAAGGTGCTGAAGGAAGCGCCCTGGCAGATCGTGATTTTCTCCCTGGGCATGTACCTGGTGGTCTACGGCCTGCGCAACGCCGGGCTGACCGACTACCTCGCCACCTGGCTCGACACCTTCGCCGGTTACGGCGTATGGGGCGCCGCCCTGGGCACTGGCGTGCTGACCGCCCTGCTGTCTTCGGCGATGAACAACCTGCCGACCGTACTCATCGGTGCACTGTCCATCGAGGCCAGCCATGCCGTGGGCGTGGTCAAGGACGCGATGATCTACGCCAACGTTATCGGCAGCGACCTCGGCCCCAAAATCACCCCCATCGGCAGCCTGGCCACCTTGCTCTGGCTGCATATCCTGGCGCGCAAAGGCATCACCATCACCTGGGGTTACTACTTCAAGGTCGGCATTGTGCTGACCCTGCCCGTGCTGTTGATCACCCTCGCCGCCCTCGCCTTGCGCCTGAGTTTCTGA
- a CDS encoding LysE family transporter — protein sequence MLTIFFSALVFGFVFCLSPGAVLAETLRRGLLHGFTPALLVQIGSLVGDAVWAVIGLTGMALLIQHESVRVPLTAVCGLYLAWLGVRSLMDAWRLPEAESAPAGSGQNALVVGAAISLANPKNIVYWGALGSALSGIVGAAPSHGQTLMFFAGFMVASVLSCFLIAALVNLLRQNASPLWQRVSYGACGGVLLYLAILALRAI from the coding sequence ATGTTGACGATCTTTTTTTCGGCGCTGGTATTTGGTTTTGTGTTTTGCCTGTCGCCGGGGGCGGTGTTGGCGGAGACGCTGCGCCGTGGGCTGTTGCATGGGTTCACGCCGGCGCTGCTGGTGCAGATTGGATCGCTGGTGGGGGATGCCGTGTGGGCGGTGATTGGGCTGACGGGCATGGCGTTGTTGATCCAGCATGAGTCGGTGCGGGTGCCGCTGACGGCCGTTTGTGGGTTGTATCTGGCCTGGCTCGGGGTTCGCAGCCTGATGGACGCCTGGCGCTTGCCAGAGGCCGAAAGTGCACCGGCCGGGTCCGGGCAGAATGCGCTGGTGGTGGGGGCGGCTATTTCGTTGGCTAATCCGAAGAACATTGTTTATTGGGGGGCGCTGGGCAGTGCGTTGTCTGGGATAGTCGGGGCGGCGCCGAGCCATGGGCAGACGTTGATGTTTTTTGCGGGGTTTATGGTGGCGTCGGTGCTTTCGTGCTTTCTGATTGCGGCACTCGTCAACCTGCTGCGCCAGAACGCGTCACCCCTATGGCAGCGTGTCAGTTATGGGGCGTGTGGGGGGGTGTTGCTGTATCTGGCGATTCTGGCTTTGCGTGCGATTTGA